From Methanosarcina lacustris Z-7289, one genomic window encodes:
- the brxC gene encoding BREX system P-loop protein BrxC translates to MTATEIKIEDLFEKDIRRDINGVIKVDQEDERSVYTELDEYVVTGESLKHFDTFFRNYTATLEGPTDKIGVWISGFFGSGKSHFLKILSYLLENREVKGKKALEFFREKITDPAIFANIEKAVTTGTKDVILFNIDSKANTATKGDEQIVNIFMRAFNDMRGYMGDVFWIADLEEQLEEKGLYEPFKTEFKRINGEPWEERRVAYGFEQDDIIEALATCGSMSREAASRLFESDGASYTFSVEKFANKLDRYCKSKGKAHQVIFLVDEVGQYIGENSELMLNLQTIVEDLGTRLQGKAWVAVTSQADIDTVTKEHVKGNDFSKIQGRFNTRLGLTSANVDEVIKKRILHKKEEYREVLASYYAEKQTILRNLLAFSNRAEIKVYKNEEDFVNVYPFVPYQFNLAQKVFEKIRETGFTGKHLAKGERSLLGAFKESTVNYGERNVGLLIPFHAFYETIAGFLDPIIAKTISHARKNDFLNEKDCELLEILFMIRNIKEIEPNLDNLIVLSISSVDEDKIKLKQRIIESLRRLEDQTLINKSEDRYYFLTNEEQDINREIKGIDIEEHQILEEIHGILYEQKQGICPASHKDYKFNKAIDDRVKAVLGADLTIKFLTPLSDQYNSNSKKGNQQSLSGDSLSNIDSTDTLLFVLPEDDLIDQIRSYLRIEKYLKQNSSNRNNVEIQNILSTKQQNAVSARANAAELILKGVSDSRVFVDNKEVTLGKSNPKERIKEGLDLLIENVYNKAGYATKDYETESDVLRVLRSDDLEKFGVTGSDTNKLALKETLEYIQLKHGRSGRVLLSDLKDRFMKKPYGWKDMTISGLVATLYLREEIKLRYQSEYLFNNADATAKRLTRRDDADKLVIEIREKTGEEDLKAVRLVLKDLFEKLGLPEKEGELYEEAKKIFQKELLALQIIEGRYEEEKSFPGRTQIEAYRKFLKELTENSDPSAFFRAIASRKAEFEELHANAEPVKNFFDGSQVDIFRRLARKYKAYCRNTQFLGEETKTAIEEVNAILSLEKPYSQVRQLPVLEKEIEVSIKEALSAQKKEIRESLDMVTKELGKDLSDEKFSDDFRESVLRLFNVIEGTTEEAEDCALVQSQLPMINSLRVEAYRQIDTESQIIREEQKKFAYGKSIETTEKPETKPADREKEAEKKYVPPAVPQRNTKIISDISFFKSGKMLENETDIEEYIIQLREKLLKILKEKNIRV, encoded by the coding sequence ATGACTGCCACAGAAATAAAAATAGAAGATTTATTTGAAAAAGATATCCGAAGGGATATCAACGGGGTAATAAAGGTTGATCAGGAAGACGAAAGGAGCGTCTATACTGAACTTGATGAGTATGTGGTAACAGGTGAGTCTCTAAAGCATTTTGATACATTCTTCAGAAACTATACTGCAACACTGGAAGGACCTACAGATAAAATAGGAGTCTGGATCTCAGGGTTCTTCGGTTCTGGGAAATCACATTTTCTCAAAATCCTGTCGTATTTACTGGAAAATAGAGAAGTTAAGGGGAAGAAAGCACTCGAGTTTTTCAGGGAAAAAATAACAGACCCCGCGATTTTTGCCAATATTGAGAAAGCCGTTACTACCGGCACTAAAGACGTTATTCTTTTTAATATTGATTCCAAAGCAAACACTGCAACCAAGGGCGATGAGCAGATTGTAAACATCTTCATGAGAGCTTTCAATGATATGCGCGGGTATATGGGAGATGTTTTCTGGATCGCAGACCTTGAAGAACAGCTTGAGGAAAAAGGACTCTATGAGCCTTTCAAAACCGAGTTTAAGCGTATAAACGGAGAGCCCTGGGAAGAAAGACGAGTCGCCTACGGTTTTGAGCAGGACGACATTATAGAAGCTCTTGCAACCTGCGGCTCAATGAGCAGGGAGGCTGCTTCAAGGCTGTTTGAAAGCGATGGGGCCAGCTATACTTTCAGCGTTGAGAAATTTGCAAATAAGCTCGATAGGTACTGCAAATCGAAAGGAAAAGCCCATCAGGTAATTTTCCTTGTAGATGAAGTGGGGCAGTATATAGGAGAAAACAGCGAGCTGATGCTCAACCTTCAGACCATTGTTGAAGATTTGGGGACCAGGCTTCAGGGAAAAGCCTGGGTTGCAGTGACTTCACAGGCTGATATTGATACTGTTACAAAGGAACACGTAAAAGGCAATGATTTTTCCAAGATCCAGGGACGTTTTAACACTCGGTTGGGACTTACCAGTGCCAATGTGGACGAGGTCATCAAGAAAAGGATCCTGCATAAGAAGGAGGAATACAGGGAAGTCCTTGCTTCATACTATGCTGAAAAACAGACAATACTCAGGAACCTGCTTGCGTTTTCAAACCGGGCTGAAATAAAGGTCTACAAGAATGAAGAGGACTTTGTAAACGTATATCCTTTTGTCCCTTACCAGTTCAATCTTGCGCAGAAGGTCTTTGAAAAAATAAGAGAAACCGGGTTTACCGGGAAGCACCTGGCAAAAGGAGAAAGGTCGCTCCTTGGTGCTTTTAAAGAGTCGACAGTGAACTACGGGGAGAGGAATGTGGGGCTGCTGATTCCTTTCCATGCTTTTTATGAGACTATTGCAGGTTTCCTTGACCCGATTATTGCAAAGACGATCTCTCACGCCCGGAAAAATGATTTCCTTAATGAAAAAGACTGTGAGCTTCTGGAAATCCTGTTTATGATCAGGAATATCAAGGAAATTGAGCCAAACCTCGATAACCTGATAGTGCTCTCCATTTCCTCGGTTGACGAAGATAAGATCAAACTGAAACAGAGAATCATTGAATCCCTGCGAAGACTTGAAGATCAGACCCTGATAAACAAGTCCGAGGACAGATATTATTTCCTGACAAATGAAGAGCAAGATATCAATAGAGAGATCAAAGGGATAGATATCGAAGAGCACCAGATCCTTGAAGAAATCCATGGGATACTCTACGAACAAAAACAGGGAATCTGCCCGGCTTCCCATAAGGATTACAAATTTAACAAAGCGATTGATGACAGGGTAAAGGCTGTTTTAGGTGCAGACCTTACGATCAAGTTCCTTACTCCTCTTTCAGACCAGTATAATAGTAATAGTAAAAAAGGCAACCAGCAGTCCCTGAGCGGTGACAGTTTAAGCAATATCGATTCAACGGACACTCTTCTTTTCGTACTTCCGGAAGACGATTTAATCGATCAGATAAGGTCCTACCTGAGAATAGAGAAATACCTCAAGCAGAACTCTTCAAACCGGAACAATGTGGAAATCCAGAATATCCTGTCCACAAAACAACAGAATGCCGTAAGCGCAAGAGCAAACGCAGCAGAGCTTATACTGAAAGGAGTCTCGGATTCGAGGGTATTTGTTGATAACAAGGAAGTAACACTTGGAAAATCCAACCCGAAAGAGCGTATAAAAGAAGGGCTTGACCTCCTTATAGAGAACGTCTACAACAAAGCCGGATATGCCACAAAGGATTACGAAACCGAGAGTGATGTGCTCAGAGTCCTGCGCTCGGACGACCTTGAGAAGTTCGGGGTTACAGGCAGCGATACAAACAAGCTGGCTTTAAAAGAGACACTTGAATATATCCAGCTGAAGCATGGAAGAAGCGGCAGGGTCCTGTTAAGCGACTTAAAGGACCGTTTCATGAAAAAACCCTATGGCTGGAAAGATATGACGATTTCAGGACTTGTGGCAACGCTTTACCTCAGGGAAGAGATTAAACTCCGCTACCAGTCCGAGTACCTGTTCAATAACGCGGATGCTACAGCAAAGCGCCTGACCAGAAGAGATGATGCTGATAAACTGGTCATCGAAATCAGGGAAAAGACCGGGGAAGAAGACCTTAAAGCTGTCAGGCTGGTCCTTAAAGACCTTTTTGAGAAACTGGGTCTGCCAGAAAAAGAGGGCGAGCTTTACGAAGAGGCAAAGAAAATATTCCAGAAAGAGCTTTTAGCCCTGCAAATAATCGAAGGCAGGTATGAGGAAGAAAAAAGCTTTCCAGGCAGAACCCAGATAGAAGCCTACAGGAAATTCCTGAAGGAACTGACAGAAAACTCTGACCCCTCAGCCTTTTTCAGAGCCATTGCCTCCCGAAAAGCCGAGTTTGAAGAGCTTCATGCTAATGCAGAGCCTGTGAAAAACTTCTTTGACGGTTCCCAGGTTGATATCTTCCGGAGGCTTGCCCGAAAGTACAAAGCTTACTGCAGAAACACCCAGTTCCTCGGGGAAGAAACAAAAACAGCCATTGAGGAAGTTAATGCAATCCTGAGCCTGGAAAAGCCTTACTCCCAGGTCCGCCAGCTTCCCGTGCTGGAAAAGGAGATCGAAGTTTCAATTAAAGAGGCTCTTTCTGCCCAGAAAAAAGAGATCAGAGAAAGCCTTGATATGGTTACAAAAGAACTTGGGAAGGACCTTTCAGACGAGAAGTTTTCAGACGATTTCAGGGAGTCGGTGCTTCGGCTCTTCAATGTGATCGAAGGGACCACGGAAGAAGCTGAGGACTGCGCTCTTGTCCAGAGCCAGCTCCCGATGATAAATTCTCTCCGGGTAGAGGCTTACAGGCAGATAGATACAGAGAGCCAGATCATCCGGGAAGAACAAAAGAAGTTCGCTTATGGGAAAAGCATTGAGACAACAGAAAAGCCGGAAACAAAACCTGCAGATCGGGAAAAAGAAGCAGAAAAAAAATATGTCCCTCCGGCGGTTCCTCAGAGAAATACCAAAATTATCAGCGATATATCATTTTTCAAGTCCGGAAAAATGCTGGAGAATGAGACCGATATCGAGGAGTACATTATACAGCTCAGAGAGAAGCTGTTGAAAATTCTCAAGGAAAAGAACATAAGGGTGTAA
- a CDS encoding DUF1788 domain-containing protein — protein sequence MKLEERLELFKENIKTTDFLDCKGLGNEIPYWIFDYEPEKELLVRDTIEKMISSFESKHSIKIVEINLYNLCLKILNQKLTDEKIIQFEKKKGSDALLEKIRLILNQETTKKEITEILKVDYNLLFLTGVGNAWPMTRAHSVLNNLHSVTGKKPLVMFYPGKFSGLDLSLFGEFKSKNYYRAFRLMPEAM from the coding sequence ATGAAACTTGAGGAGCGTCTAGAACTCTTTAAAGAAAATATAAAAACAACAGATTTTCTGGACTGCAAGGGATTGGGAAACGAGATTCCATACTGGATTTTTGATTACGAACCGGAAAAAGAGCTCCTTGTAAGGGATACAATTGAAAAAATGATCTCAAGCTTTGAGAGCAAACACTCGATTAAGATAGTTGAGATTAATCTGTACAATCTATGTCTCAAAATCCTGAATCAGAAGCTTACTGATGAAAAAATAATTCAGTTTGAAAAGAAAAAGGGTTCAGATGCCTTACTTGAGAAGATAAGATTAATTCTGAATCAAGAAACCACAAAAAAAGAGATTACCGAGATACTTAAAGTTGATTACAACCTGCTTTTTCTGACAGGAGTGGGAAATGCATGGCCAATGACCAGAGCTCATTCCGTCCTTAACAACCTTCATTCTGTTACAGGCAAAAAGCCGCTTGTGATGTTTTATCCAGGAAAATTCAGTGGGCTCGACCTGAGCTTATTTGGCGAATTTAAAAGCAAGAATTACTACAGAGCTTTCCGCTTGATGCCAGAAGCAATGTAA
- a CDS encoding MEDS domain-containing protein, with product MEEKLRNSGIDIIGDVPWGTHFCQFYQTKKDLMDILVPYFKAGLENNEFCIWITSQPLEVEEAKEALRKAVPDFDIYLGRGQIDIFPYTHGYINENVFDSEKVISGWSEKLNQALERGYEGLRATGDTSWLKNEGWSDVVNYENKIDSVIEKHQMIALCPYHLEMCNAAEIIDIAFNHQFSLIKRAGKWERIENSGRRRTEKAVFQATKNWEQTFDAVPDLIAIIDNECRIVRTNRAMAARLRMTQEECVGLSCYRALHGMNEQPSFCPHKRVLEDGLEYLTESHEEVLGGDFVLSISPIYDPDGKVTGCVHVARDITESKRAEEAFRQSEERERARSDELAVVLDAVPAAVWITHDPMALQISGNRLSYEWLRLPEGANASKSAPEGERPETFRMFKDGLELKPEEMPVQMSATGKEIHNYEFDIVYLDGTTRHILGNARPLRDQQGNPTGSISAFIDITERKRAEEALKKAHESLEETVKARTVELEETYKALMENEKRLSEAQKMAHLGNWDLNLVTRKLYWSDEIYRIFGLEPQEFGATYDAFLSCVHPEDRYYVEKAVIEALNGKPYSIDHRIILTNREERILHEQGEVIFDEGNNPILMKGTVQDITERKKVEEALEKIERIRIKEIHHRIKNNLQVISSLLDLQAETFQDKEVLEAFRESQNRVVSMSLIHEELYKGEGTDALDFSAYLRKLAEKLFQTYSLSGKNIHMYMDLEENTFFDMDIAVPLGIIVNELVSNSLKHAFPEKEGEIRIQLRREENKNDVNRSFFSLIISDNGIGIPEDVELASFESLGMKLVNTLVDQLDGKIELIRAPGTEFIITFNVTERSQISEDIE from the coding sequence ATGGAAGAAAAACTAAGAAATTCTGGTATTGATATTATTGGGGATGTGCCCTGGGGAACTCACTTTTGCCAATTCTACCAGACAAAAAAAGACTTGATGGATATACTTGTTCCTTATTTTAAAGCAGGGCTGGAAAATAATGAATTTTGCATCTGGATCACTTCACAACCTCTAGAAGTAGAGGAAGCAAAAGAAGCCCTGAGAAAGGCTGTTCCTGATTTTGATATTTATCTGGGGAGAGGACAAATTGATATTTTTCCCTATACTCACGGGTACATAAATGAGAATGTTTTCGATTCGGAGAAGGTCATAAGCGGATGGAGTGAAAAACTAAATCAGGCTCTGGAAAGGGGTTATGAAGGGCTGAGGGCAACGGGGGACACCAGCTGGCTGAAAAACGAAGGCTGGAGTGATGTCGTTAATTATGAGAATAAGATAGATTCTGTCATTGAAAAACATCAGATGATAGCTCTGTGCCCATATCATCTTGAGATGTGCAATGCAGCCGAAATTATTGATATAGCTTTTAACCACCAGTTCTCTTTGATCAAAAGGGCAGGAAAATGGGAGCGGATAGAAAATTCCGGAAGGAGAAGGACAGAAAAAGCAGTTTTTCAGGCTACAAAAAACTGGGAACAAACCTTTGATGCCGTGCCAGACCTGATAGCCATAATTGACAATGAGTGTCGGATTGTTCGTACAAACAGAGCTATGGCAGCAAGGCTGAGAATGACACAAGAAGAGTGCGTAGGCTTGAGCTGCTATCGTGCTCTGCACGGGATGAACGAACAACCCTCTTTTTGTCCGCATAAACGGGTGCTTGAGGATGGGCTTGAATACCTTACAGAATCTCACGAAGAGGTTCTGGGCGGGGATTTCGTATTGAGTATCTCACCAATATATGACCCGGATGGGAAAGTCACCGGGTGTGTTCACGTTGCCCGCGACATCACAGAAAGCAAACGAGCGGAAGAGGCGTTTAGACAGAGCGAAGAACGGGAGCGAGCTCGCTCGGATGAACTGGCAGTAGTACTGGATGCCGTGCCTGCTGCCGTGTGGATAACACACGATCCCATGGCGCTTCAGATCTCCGGGAATCGGCTCTCCTATGAATGGCTCCGACTTCCTGAGGGTGCAAATGCGTCTAAATCCGCTCCTGAGGGGGAGAGACCCGAAACGTTTAGAATGTTCAAAGACGGACTGGAGCTCAAACCTGAAGAAATGCCGGTGCAGATGTCGGCGACAGGAAAAGAAATACACAACTACGAGTTCGATATTGTCTATCTTGATGGTACGACGAGACACATATTGGGTAACGCCAGACCCTTGCGTGACCAGCAGGGAAACCCAACAGGATCAATTTCTGCGTTTATAGACATCACAGAGCGCAAAAGAGCGGAAGAAGCTCTAAAAAAAGCACACGAAAGTTTAGAAGAAACAGTTAAAGCACGTACAGTTGAGCTTGAAGAAACTTATAAAGCATTAATGGAAAATGAAAAAAGACTCTCCGAAGCTCAAAAAATGGCTCATCTTGGAAATTGGGACTTAAATCTCGTAACCAGGAAGTTATACTGGTCTGATGAAATTTATCGGATTTTTGGACTTGAGCCTCAAGAATTCGGTGCAACTTATGATGCATTTTTAAGTTGTGTACATCCAGAAGATAGATATTATGTGGAGAAAGCTGTCATAGAAGCTTTAAATGGAAAGCCCTATAGCATTGATCATCGGATTATCTTAACTAATAGAGAAGAACGTATACTCCATGAGCAGGGTGAAGTTATTTTTGATGAGGGTAATAACCCTATTCTGATGAAAGGGACAGTTCAGGATATTACTGAACGTAAGAAGGTTGAAGAAGCCCTGGAAAAAATAGAGAGAATCCGAATAAAAGAAATTCACCACAGAATAAAAAATAACCTGCAGGTAATATCCTCCCTGCTGGATCTGCAGGCTGAAACGTTCCAGGATAAAGAGGTACTTGAAGCTTTCAGGGAAAGTCAGAACCGTGTAGTTTCGATGTCCCTGATCCATGAAGAACTCTATAAAGGGGAAGGCACGGATGCACTGGACTTTTCGGCATATCTTCGAAAGCTAGCTGAAAAACTTTTCCAGACTTACAGCCTTAGTGGTAAAAATATCCACATGTACATGGATCTGGAAGAAAATACATTCTTTGACATGGATATTGCAGTCCCATTAGGTATAATTGTGAATGAGCTTGTTTCCAATTCTCTCAAACATGCATTTCCCGAAAAAGAAGGAGAAATTCGAATCCAGCTTCGAAGGGAAGAAAATAAGAATGACGTAAATAGATCCTTTTTCAGCCTGATAATTTCAGATAACGGTATAGGAATTCCTGAAGACGTAGAATTAGCAAGTTTTGAATCACTCGGGATGAAATTAGTAAACACTCTTGTTGATCAGCTGGATGGAAAAATCGAGCTTATACGAGCACCTGGGACGGAATTCATAATTACCTTCAACGTAACGGAAAGATCACAAATCTCAGAAGATATTGAGTAA
- a CDS encoding tetratricopeptide repeat protein, whose product MSRQLVDLTVRELINASSLFEKGNYKKALEKFNKAEKLAEKANSPGLLCRVLLHKGEVMDATDKPDEALGLYEKALEMSSRLFLKDSRDSSSHKYLYNSIGLIANNLKDKDHVSEAGESYERTNKYFEGIFDAYEKLIEEQPENLEYLSNYLKTLVNFRGYFLIVGQPEKRISLINSTLETFKNILNIQPENSEILEQLDSFGKRLGEEFLEKELFEDSKKIYEKLQEIYRNLLEKDPDNKLALHYLIFSYGYFGRLYSRLGYFEKMDKTYQQALSIVEDNLRKNPGDPAFLVNRGKIYEELGAYYFKAEEPEKANYYYEKVLENFEQMKGKYPDNLDYQFELAYNLDNLGKFFAAINRIESSKKCYMHKIEIYESLFEKDPEDEDLKLGIVDTLVQVGTLYAEAGDMEPAKQCYEKAIEGYEMLLSGDPEETEFEMGIADVLNALGNLYAKVRPADTIPEDTIPEDTAPEDTIPEDTAPEDTAPEDTIPEDEELEIARECYEKALILNEKASGLYPEDETCREALVKTLGNLGDSFAIQERYGDAIPFYRRIVEIKEQKVRDNPESWLHMKVLANYLYKLGFFYGETGEAELEREQYSTATKLYSRVLHDENLELPIRQILAIDPQVYGIEFLRSKKYNAAEESLDLALEFFESLYEKDPEEPKNYPFICEALYQSGNLQQALKNFEEAAKIFDSLLPIVEKLIESEPENPDTREKAGINYTDAGEVYLLIGECEKSKQAFGKALAINTVLLEEEPENPLYRINKAETFEKYAKLLSKLGRNEEAEDYTAKSKEIYRKLAEEGIDEENTDE is encoded by the coding sequence ATGTCCAGACAGCTTGTGGATTTAACAGTTCGGGAATTGATTAACGCCTCATCTCTTTTTGAAAAGGGGAACTATAAAAAAGCCCTTGAGAAGTTTAATAAAGCTGAAAAGCTGGCGGAAAAAGCCAACAGTCCGGGCCTTTTGTGCCGTGTCCTGCTGCATAAAGGAGAGGTTATGGATGCCACGGATAAGCCAGATGAAGCACTGGGGCTGTATGAAAAAGCTCTTGAAATGTCTTCACGCCTTTTTTTAAAGGACTCCCGGGATTCTTCCTCTCATAAATATCTTTATAATTCCATTGGTCTCATTGCAAATAATCTTAAAGATAAAGATCATGTTTCGGAAGCTGGGGAGTCTTATGAACGCACGAATAAATATTTTGAGGGAATATTTGATGCATATGAAAAGCTGATTGAGGAGCAGCCTGAAAATCTGGAGTATTTGTCGAATTATTTAAAAACGCTGGTGAATTTCAGGGGCTACTTTTTAATTGTCGGTCAACCAGAAAAGCGAATCTCACTAATCAATAGTACTCTGGAAACTTTTAAGAATATATTAAACATCCAGCCCGAGAATTCGGAGATCTTAGAGCAGCTGGATTCATTTGGGAAGAGGCTTGGGGAGGAATTTCTGGAAAAAGAGCTTTTTGAAGATTCGAAAAAGATCTACGAAAAGCTGCAGGAAATTTACAGGAACCTTCTTGAAAAAGATCCTGATAACAAGCTTGCACTTCATTATCTCATTTTCTCCTATGGGTATTTTGGAAGACTCTATTCGAGACTGGGGTACTTTGAAAAAATGGACAAAACTTACCAGCAGGCCCTTTCAATAGTAGAAGACAACTTACGCAAAAATCCTGGAGACCCTGCATTTCTTGTTAACAGGGGTAAGATTTACGAGGAACTCGGAGCCTATTATTTTAAAGCAGAAGAACCCGAAAAAGCAAATTATTATTATGAAAAGGTGCTCGAAAACTTTGAACAAATGAAAGGAAAGTATCCTGATAACCTGGATTATCAGTTTGAACTTGCATATAATCTTGACAATCTAGGGAAGTTTTTTGCAGCAATTAATCGCATCGAGAGCTCAAAAAAATGCTATATGCATAAAATTGAAATCTACGAGTCCCTCTTCGAAAAGGATCCTGAGGACGAAGATCTCAAACTGGGCATTGTCGACACTTTAGTTCAGGTCGGAACTCTTTATGCTGAGGCAGGGGATATGGAACCGGCAAAACAATGTTATGAGAAGGCAATTGAAGGATACGAAATGCTGCTTTCCGGAGACCCGGAGGAAACCGAGTTTGAGATGGGTATTGCAGATGTTCTTAATGCTCTTGGGAACCTGTATGCAAAAGTGAGGCCTGCAGATACGATACCTGAAGATACGATACCTGAAGATACGGCACCTGAAGATACGATACCTGAAGATACGGCACCTGAAGATACGGCACCTGAAGATACGATACCTGAAGATGAAGAACTCGAAATTGCGCGGGAATGCTACGAAAAAGCCCTCATACTAAACGAAAAAGCATCCGGACTGTATCCTGAAGATGAAACCTGTCGAGAAGCCCTCGTCAAAACACTGGGCAACCTTGGAGATTCATTTGCAATCCAGGAAAGGTACGGAGATGCTATTCCATTTTACCGGCGCATTGTAGAAATCAAGGAGCAGAAGGTCAGGGATAATCCCGAGAGCTGGTTGCATATGAAAGTTCTCGCCAATTATTTGTATAAACTGGGGTTCTTTTATGGGGAAACAGGAGAGGCGGAACTGGAAAGGGAACAATATTCAACAGCCACGAAACTTTACTCCAGAGTATTGCACGATGAAAACCTCGAGCTTCCCATCAGACAAATTCTGGCTATTGATCCCCAGGTTTATGGCATAGAATTCTTACGTTCCAAAAAATACAATGCTGCAGAAGAGTCTCTGGACCTTGCCCTCGAATTCTTTGAAAGCCTGTATGAAAAAGATCCGGAAGAACCGAAAAACTATCCTTTCATCTGTGAAGCGCTCTACCAGAGTGGAAATCTGCAACAGGCCCTGAAAAACTTTGAGGAGGCGGCTAAAATCTTTGATTCTCTGCTCCCGATAGTGGAAAAACTTATCGAATCGGAACCCGAAAATCCTGATACCCGGGAAAAAGCAGGAATCAATTATACCGATGCCGGAGAAGTGTATTTGCTTATAGGGGAATGTGAAAAGTCAAAACAGGCTTTTGGAAAAGCCCTGGCTATAAATACAGTTCTCCTTGAGGAAGAGCCGGAGAACCCTTTATATAGGATAAACAAGGCAGAAACATTTGAGAAGTATGCAAAATTGCTCTCAAAGCTGGGCAGGAATGAAGAAGCAGAGGATTACACCGCAAAATCAAAAGAAATATACAGGAAACTGGCTGAAGAGGGCATTGACGAAGAGAACACTGACGAATAA
- a CDS encoding cation diffusion facilitator family transporter, protein MLGANASKNSTLTLVFLAALKGVVGFYSGSSVLIADAVHTSLDIFASFAVWVGLKLSLKDSAEKFPYGYYKADNLVSLFVSIIILFSGVELVREALLNITNPVGMKLQGIALGTAVFSVITMYGLSKYKARVGRLIDSQALIADAIHSYTDVFSSLIVVITIVGSMLGIKWLDSVGVLVISLMIFKLGTGIARDSVLTLMDAWLDKDSITRIRQNVGSIQGVKTVGEIRLRKSGLVVFGEIEIEIEGDTNLKRVDMLSEEIEKIVKNEVKNLEHLVVNAKPGKMSVMKIAVPVLMQEGLHSKVSGHFGRAPYFIFIELEDGKIKSWDISENPASDLEKKRGMKTTEFLKNRGVNVLIVGEIGEGPFHMLRDSFVKMLQMPEVVEDVEKVVEKVSELSTLTAPTE, encoded by the coding sequence GTGTTAGGAGCTAATGCTTCAAAGAATTCAACTCTTACTTTAGTTTTTCTTGCAGCTCTAAAAGGAGTTGTCGGATTTTATTCCGGAAGTTCGGTCTTGATTGCCGATGCTGTTCACACGTCACTGGATATTTTCGCATCATTTGCCGTCTGGGTCGGGCTGAAGCTCAGCCTGAAAGACAGTGCAGAGAAATTCCCCTACGGTTACTACAAAGCAGATAACCTGGTTTCACTTTTTGTTTCGATTATAATCCTCTTTTCCGGAGTCGAACTTGTACGTGAGGCGCTGCTGAACATTACAAATCCTGTTGGGATGAAACTTCAGGGAATCGCACTTGGCACAGCCGTGTTTTCGGTAATAACAATGTATGGTTTATCCAAATACAAAGCCAGAGTAGGCAGACTGATAGACTCCCAGGCTTTGATTGCTGATGCAATACATTCCTATACGGACGTTTTCAGTTCCCTGATAGTTGTTATTACAATTGTCGGTTCAATGTTAGGCATAAAGTGGCTTGATAGTGTAGGGGTACTGGTTATCTCTCTTATGATATTCAAGCTTGGAACTGGTATTGCTCGAGACTCTGTACTAACACTGATGGACGCATGGCTGGATAAAGATTCGATTACAAGGATCAGACAGAATGTGGGAAGTATTCAGGGCGTGAAAACTGTCGGGGAAATCAGACTTCGAAAGTCCGGTCTGGTAGTATTCGGGGAAATTGAAATTGAAATAGAGGGCGATACTAATCTTAAAAGAGTGGATATGCTTTCCGAGGAAATAGAAAAGATAGTGAAAAATGAGGTAAAAAACCTGGAACATTTAGTCGTCAATGCAAAGCCTGGAAAGATGTCAGTAATGAAAATTGCAGTTCCTGTTCTGATGCAGGAAGGTTTACACTCAAAGGTTTCCGGGCATTTTGGCAGAGCCCCGTATTTTATTTTTATCGAACTGGAAGATGGTAAGATAAAAAGCTGGGATATCAGCGAAAACCCTGCCTCTGACCTAGAGAAAAAAAGAGGTATGAAGACTACGGAGTTTCTGAAAAATCGAGGGGTCAATGTTTTGATCGTGGGTGAAATCGGCGAAGGCCCATTCCACATGCTTCGCGATAGTTTTGTGAAAATGCTCCAGATGCCGGAGGTGGTGGAAGATGTTGAAAAAGTTGTGGAGAAGGTTTCAGAGTTGAGCACGCTCACAGCACCTACAGAGTAA
- a CDS encoding cob(I)yrinic acid a,c-diamide adenosyltransferase, whose translation MFRRRAPGELVERADLVTEMKLVKHPFEKNVSAREGVEY comes from the coding sequence ATCTTTAGGAGGAGGGCTCCCGGAGAACTGGTAGAAAGGGCAGACCTGGTGACGGAGATGAAGCTTGTGAAGCATCCCTTTGAAAAAAACGTCTCTGCAAGGGAAGGGGTTGAATATTAA